A portion of the Pseudorasbora parva isolate DD20220531a chromosome 1, ASM2467924v1, whole genome shotgun sequence genome contains these proteins:
- the gpatch1 gene encoding G patch domain-containing protein 1 produces MASDEDSDEDFVTYGTPLEPLEEDEPIRKPVPLHEQTVKDEKGRYKRFHGAFTGGFSAGYFNTVGTKEGWAPSTFLSSRQQKAERQNARPEDFMDEEDLGEHGIAPREIVTTDEFASERKDQLKDKARAVSSLAALIPGDTGLLEELITPARSSIGVELLRKMGWKDGQGVGPRLKRKQPKQNTDAVRVYGCALPSKGSVDSEEEDDDEFAPENVTFAPKDVIPVDFTPKVDSHGLGYRGLNPLQALGGGSGPGHINLFTLHSDRTTSLFGDKKSGQQRKGGIGGQAFGVGAMEEEDTDIYHKDSMSNYDTVLGGEEPGDGLYGWTAPQQYSRKKNDPKRDVAYLGRILEGFTVASEVKEMKTIYPPPDLPRDFRPVHYFRPVVDPSSVSPIVAQALQASRGHLSQDAPQQGRHNLDSGQRRDMLGETPLQGPSSVFELLDSKDRERLNEIRREAEGRNKSAGNFSSPADRAALVASAKAAALQALSSRFQSNAPQPDSHIQCITSPVQPQASFETQMVLNAWSGPTADASKTFKPFANNPQKQSRYDLYINNLKQGNKDALDSSLDASMTEWERGRERDEFLRAALLYKPSNSFLSSRFTRGKQEDDTDSVEVARDQENDVDDKQAAVKMKMFGKLTRETFEWHPDKLLCKRFNVPHPYPGSSVVGMPKIKRDKYSVFNFLTLTDSRQVSREAPSAPNPPSSSTTLPRLTPDVSNKRSRWDVPGQASEPKDPLCAFLSETRSEVSAAQQSEAGVKTQTDSPHASVTPEVKVAQSDGQQTEQKNEEEEKEEDEEEEVRPPMDLFKAIFASSSDEKSSSSSEDNSEEEEEVALPSSEPIQSSAGTVNPLIPAQITPVPDISKVTDLKHLTVQSMPSAETAAENTQSKDLAPSKSHELDEEEFGPRLPPPGTVPPARSPQLKKQKKKDKEKHRPKKHKKEKKKKKNKKHKHKGKQKKRAEESNSSSDDTDSNSEDENRVVSTSELLQRLKNIKSKR; encoded by the exons ATGGCGTCCGACGAAGATAGCGATGAGGATTTCGTGACTTACGGAACACCATTAGAGCCTCTGGAAGAAG ATGAACCCATCAGAAAGCCAGTACCTCTTCACGAGCAGACGGTTAAAGATGAGAAGGGCCGGTACAAGAGATTTCACGGAGCTTTCACTGGTGGCTTCTCCGCTGGTTACTTTAACACAGTGGGCACTAAAGAAG GCTGGGCACCATCAACATTTCTATCAAGTAGACAGCAAAAGGCAGAGAGACAGAATGCTAGACCAGAGGACTTTATGGATGAGGAG gATTTGGGTGAGCATGGTATTGCCCCAAGAGAGATTGTCACTACAGATGAGTTTGCATCGGAGAGGAAGGATCAGTTAAAAGACAAAGCACGAGCTGTCAGCTCTCTTGCTGCTCTGATACCTGGAGACACTGGTCTGCTGGAGGAGCTTATAACCCCTGCACG GTCTTCTATTGGTGTGGAGCTGCTAAGAAAAATGGGCTGGAAAGATGGCCAAGGAGTCGGACCAAGACTGAAGAGAAAGCAACCCAAGCAAAACACTG ATGCTGTTAGAGTTTATGGTTGTGCTTTGCCTTCCAAAGGATCAGTGGACTCTGAG gaggaggatgatgatgaaTTTGCTCCAGAGAATGTTACCTTTGCCCCCAAAGATGTGATCCCAGTGGACTTCACTCCTAAAGTGGACTCCCATGGTCTGGGTTACCGAGGGCTGAACCCTCTACAGGCCTTGGGTGGCGGATCAGGACCAGGACATATAAATCTCTTCACGCTTCACTCTGACAGAACAACCAGCTTATTTGGAGACAAAAAGTCAGGACAACAACGCAAGGGTGGGATTGGAGGACAG GCTTTTGGAGTTGGTGCAATGGAGGAGGAAGATACTGATATTTATCATAAAGACTCCATGTCCAACTACGATACTGTGCTGGGAGGAGAAGAGCCAGGGGATGGACTCTACGGATGGACTGCTCCCCAGCAATACTCCAGGAAGAAGAATG ACCCAAAAAGAGACGTGGCATATTTGGGCAGGATTCTGGAGGGGTTTACAGTGGCCTCTGAAGTCAAAGAAATGAAAACT ATCTATCCTCCCCCTGATCTGCCCCGTGACTTTCGGCCAGTACATTACTTCCGCCCTGTGGTTGATCCATCCTCCGTCAGCCCTATTGTTGCCCAGGCTCTGCAGGCTTCACGTGGACACCTATCACAGGATGCACCACAGCAGGGTCGTCACAACTTAGACTCTGGTCAGAGACGTGACATGCTGGGAGAAACACCTCTTCAGG GTCCCAGTTCTGTGTTTGAGTTGCTTGACAGTAAGGACAGAGAGAGGCTGAATGAGATCCGCAGAGAGGCCGAAGGGCGGAATAAGTCAGCAGGAAACTTTTCCTCACCTGCGGATCGAGCTGCCCTGGTGGCTTCGGCTAAAGCTGCCGCTCTGCAGGCCCTGTCCAGCCGTTTCCAGTCAAACGCCCCACAGCCTGATTCCCACATTCAGTGCATCACCTCTCCAGTCCAACCTCAAGCTTCCTTCGAGACCCAGATGGTTTTGAATGCTTGGTCTGGTCCCACTGCTGATGCTAGCAAAACCTTTAAACCATTTGCAAACAATCCTCAGAAACAGAGCCGCTACGATCTGTACATCAACAACCTCAAACAGGGAAATAAAG ATGCCCTGGACTCAAGTCTGGACGCCTCCATGACGGAGTGGGAAAGAGGGAGAGAAAGGGACGAATTTTTACGAGCTGCATTACTCTATAAGCCCAGCAACTCTTTTCTCTCCTCACGCTTCACACGTGGCAAACAAGAGGATGACACAGACAGTGTGGAGGTCGCACGGGATCAAGAG AATGATGTAGATGACAAGCAGGCCGCTGTGAAGATGAAGATGTTTGGGAAACTGACCAGAGAAACATTTGAGTGGCACCCTGATAAACTATTGTGTAAAAGATTTAATGTTCCACACCCTTATCCAGG ATCTAGTGTAGTGGGAATGCCTAAAATAAAGAGAGATAAGTACTCGGTCTTTAACTTCCTGACCTTAACGGATAGCAGGCAGGTCAGCAGGGAGGCCCCAAGTGCTCCCAATCCTCCCAGCTCCAGCACAACACTTCCCCGTTTGACTCCAGATGTCTCCAATAAGAGATCCAGGTGGGACGTACCAGGGCAGGCATCTGAACCTAAAGACCCACTCTGTGCATTCCTCAGTGAAACTCGCAGTGAGGTTTCAGCGGCCCAGCAAAGTGAAGCAGGGGTCAAGACCCAGACAGACTCTCCACATGCTTCTGTCACTCCAGAG GTAAAAGTAGCACAGTCTGATGGGCAGCAGACTGAACAAAAGAATgaagaggaggagaaggaagaggATGAAGAAGAAGAGGTAAGGCCTCCAATGGATCTCTTTAAAGCCATCTTTGCCAGCTCGTCAGATGAGAAGAGCTCATCGTCATCTGAAGATAATagtgaagaagaggaagaggtgGCTCTTCCCTCATCTGAACCAATCCAAAGCAGTGCAGGGACAGTGAACCCACTCATCCCAGCTCAGATCACTCCTGTTCCCGACATCAGCAAAGTGACGG ATCTGAAGCATCTTACAGTCCAGAGCATGCCATCTGCTGAAACTGCAGCAGAGAATACTCAGTCCAAAGATCTTGCTCCTTCTAAATCACACGAACTGGATGAAGAGGAGTTTGGCCCAAGACTGCCACCTCCTG GGACTGTTCCACCTGCACGCTCACCGCAGCTGaagaaacagaagaaaaaagatAAAGAGAAACACAGACCCAAGAAACACAAGAAAGAGAAGAAG aaaaaaaagaacaagaaaCATAAGCATAAAGGGAAACAGAAGAAGAGGGCGGAGGAGTCCAACAGCAGCTCAGATGACACCGACTCCAACAGTGAAGATGAAAATAGAGTTGTGTCTACTAGTGAACTGCTTCAGAG GTTAAAAAACATCAAGAGCAAGAGATAG
- the cnep1r1 gene encoding nuclear envelope phosphatase-regulatory subunit 1: MNSLEQAEDLKAFERRLTEYVSCLQPATGRWRMILIVVSVCTATGAWNWLIDPDTQKVSFFSSLWNHPFFTISCVTLIGLFFAGIHKRVVAPSIIAARCRTVLAEYNMSCDDTGKLILKPRPHIQ; encoded by the exons ATGAATTCATTAGAACAAGCCGAAG ACTTGAAGGCTTTTGAGAGGAGACTGACAGAGTATGTATCTTGTTTGCAGCCGGCTACAGGTCGTTGGCGCA TGATTTTGATCGTGGTGTCTGTGTGCACAGCCACAGGAGCCTGGAACTGGCTTATAGATCCAGACACTCAGAAA GTTTCTTTCTTTTCGTCTTTATGGAATCATCCATTTTTCACTATCAGCTGTGTGACTCTCATTGGCCTTTTCTTTGCTGGAATACATAAACGAGTTGTGGCACCATCTAT TATTGCAGCACGCTGCCGGACAGTACTAGCAGAATATAACATGTCCTGTGATGAT ACGGGGAAACTTATCCTAAAACCACGGCCTCATATACAGTAG